GCTGCTGATTGTTATGCTGCATGGTCATTAATGATGCATTTTCACTAGAGTCGATAGTGGTCCACATGATTAGACCGCCCATGGCCAGCAGCGGAACCAGAATGATCAAATACAGTTTGAACCTTAAATCCATCTTTTTTTTGCGAGTCTGTCTCACGTTCTGTTCCCCCTTGGAAGTAATAAATAATATGGTTATTGTATAACCCCATACTATTTATCGTAATATTGAAGGGGGAAATGAAGACTAATCCTAAATTTGTATATACATATAGGTTGAAGTGCAGAAAACTCTTGGGATTGGATAAACGTCCAGGCTGCTTTTTCGTCCATGTTTTAGATGAATCTTCATTATCGTACGCAGTGGTTGATTCTGAAAATTGTCCAACAAGCCACCATTCTATAGAAAGTATTTGAATTTCGAAGTGGGGGTGAGGGCAACAAATGGATTGTACTTGGTGGTAAACAGTGTTACTCTAAAAGTCTGTGTTTAACAATACATTTAATATTAGCCACCATTTTAGTTATAAAGAAAGGTAACACTATGATAAAAGTTGATAACTTATCCTTCTCGTTTCCACAAAAAGAACTATATAATAACATTTCATTTACGCTTGAAGAGGCACAACATTGCGCTTTTATCGGAACAAGCGGCAGTGGGAAAAGTACACTGATCGATATCCTGATGGATCCTGAACGATATTTGTTCGAGGGCAAGTTAGAGATAGACCCCGATTGCAGAATTGGGTATGTGAGTCAGTTCTCGCAAGTCGAGAAAACGAAAGAAATGACCGTTTTTGAATATATCGGAGAAGAATTCATCAAGTTACAAGATGAAATCACAGCTATGTATGCGGAGATGGCCACCACGTCGGATATGGATGCGCTGCTTGAAAAGGTTCAATTGGCTTTGGATGCCTTCGAGGCGATGGATGGGGATAATTACGAAAACACCATTAATAAGCAGCTAAACCTGGCCAACCTCATGAAGCTAAAAGACCTTGATGTATCCGAATTAAGCGGCGGGGAATTCAAACTTATTCAAGTAATGAAGGAAATGCTGAATCGTCCAGACTTAATGATCATGGACGAACCCGATGTATTTCTAGACTTTGAAAACCTGAATGCACTTAAAAAATTGATTAATTCCCACAAGGGAATGCTTCTCGTTGTTACGCACAATCGCTATCTTTTGAATCATTGTTTCAATAAAATAATACACCTTGAAAACACGGAGATCCAAGAGTTTGACGGGCGATACATCGACTATAACTTCTCGTTGCTTCAGACGAAGATCGAGCTGCAAGAAATTGCGGTAGCTGAAGCTGAAGAAATTGAGAGGTACGATCATATCATCGACAATCTTAGAGAGATCGCCACGTATAATTCGGAAGCCTCCAGAGGCAGAGCGTTAAAAGCCAGAGTCAAGTTTCAAGAGAGATTGGAAGCGCGTCGAATAAAAGAACCATTTGTTGATATCAAGCAGCCGAATATCCGTTTTGGCATCGAAAAGGAAATGGAAGACCCCGTTGTGGTTAACGTCAATAACTATAGCGTTTCCTTTGACGAATTACTTTTGGAAAATGTGAACTTTGAGATCAAATCGACAGATAAAATAGCCCTGATCGGTCCAAACGGTACCGGGAAAACGACGTTACTCCGCGAAATCTTCCAAAATAATCAGGATTCTATTGAAATAAATGCTGATGCTACAGTGGCTTATTTATCTCAGTTTCAAGGCGAAATGCTCAAGGATTCGAATACCATACTAAACGACTTTATTGATGCTGGGTTTCAAACTTATGATGAGATTAGATTGCATCTTTTGGACTATGGCTTTGAAGGAGAAATCCTTGATCAAAAGATAGAGTCTTTATCTGGTGGAGAAAAAAACATGCTTCAATTGGCTAAAGTTTCTGCCAGTCAAGCCAACGTATTGCTGCTTGATGAACCAACAAGCCATTTAGACATCTATTCACAAATCGCATTGGAGAAAGCTATTGAGGACTACAAAGGTGCGATTCTCATGATTTCTCATGATTTCTATTCTGTTGTAAATGGTATGGATTATGTTTTAATTATTGAGGACAAAACGATTAACAAGATGAGTATACAAGAATTTAGAGAGATGATTTATGCGAGTCATTTTGATGAAAACTATCTAGAAACGGAACAAAAGAAAAAGTCTGTTGAAATGAAAATCGAATTGGCTTTAAAAGATACTAATTTTGAACTTGCCAAAGTTTTGGTTGATGAGCTAGAAGAGCTAATTAAGTTCCTTTAAAGTGAATTAGTCTGAGTTCAACGATGAATATGATATTCCCATTTGAAGTCGCTATTATAGCGGCTTTTTATATTGACGGAATGGACAAGAATATAGGGCGATTACCGATTAGATATGGGGCAGATGTCGTAGTCTCTGAACTTGAATCTTTCAAAAATCCAGTAAGCTTGAAATCTCTGCAGAATTCTATCAAAACTATCTTGGACTGGTTCGTTCACAGGCTGGGCCACCTCATGCTGTAGTCTTCGAAACAAAGCCTATTGCATTTGCTCTTCGTGACCTGTTGCCTGAAACAGAACTCGGTTCAGGTACTCAGCCTGGACTTGGTGTCGCTCTGTGGCTTCATGCCCCCAATACGCAAGAAATCCACAACAAGCTTATTGCAGCAGGCGTAAAGATTACGTCTTCACCAATAGATGGACCATTCGGACGAACTTTTACATTTGCCGACCCAGACGGTTACCTAGTTACCCTTCACAGTAAAGCTTAATACGAAAGTGTATCTGGCTTAACAATAGTGATAACTTTTTCTGTCACAGTGAGCCAAATGTTATTACAACATTAAGACCTTATTACTAAAAGTTGTTTTCTCCCCATACGGTTGACAGGTGAAATGATAAATCCTGTTACTGTGAGGGGAGTTTTTTCATGTTGAAGAATTAACAGCTATGTTGGGTACGAAAGGGGATCTAAAGATATGAGACGGAGGCCTGGGTTCACAGAATCTAATATTTTTACAATCGATACTATAGAGTATTTAATAGGTGATATAGATTATTCCAAATATGGGTTATGATATTCTTAAGTGGAAGATATAATGCTTTGAATTTCTGTGTACAAGAGGTGGAAAAACAACTATGAAAAATAGAAATATAACAGGTATTGCAGTGGCCATAATTTATTGTGTTGTTCTTTATGTTTATTTAACTGATGCCCCTCCTGGTGAAGCTCCAAATAATCCGCTATGGGTATATTCCTTGTTTCCACTTGGAGTTGTTGTAATTACCTCTCTTTTTGATTATGTGATCAAGTTCGATTTCTTCAGAAAAAGAAAAAAGAAGAAGTAGTAGAAAAGAGTAAAAAATGAATGGTGTCGCGGAACAAGAACATTCTTCCATTCAAAGTCGCTATTATAGCGGCTTTTTTGTTTTAAGGAACCAAGTTCATGTCCCAAGATGAGGACATGAATATGTACCATTGTGATTTGTTGTGTCTCTGTATTAGTCCTCGGAGAAGAAGATATATATGTAAAGCATACAAGTCGCGCTTAACAATGAAATAACATTTTACAGGTACAATATTTTAGAGTACATAAAGTCTAGTTATTATGCGGACAGAGGAGAGGTTCGATTGGAATTCACAGTAAGTAGCTCTGAATTATTGGATAGTATTTTCAAAGCTGCACCGTTTTTTGCCCAGCTTTGCCAGAAAGAAGATATTGCGCTAGCTATCGCCGACAAAGAGAAATTGATATTTTATTCGCCAGACCGCAGCAATCCGCTGGATGTAAAACCCGGTTCACTGATCTCGAAAGGTCAAGGTATTGAAATAGCGATGACGACCAGACAGATGGTCATCAAGTCTATAGGGCAGTTCCTAGTCCTGAGACTATTTTCTTTAATTGAACAAGCTCCTATCGCGAATGCGAGAGAACTTGTTCAGATTAAAAGTTTTCTCAATCAAAGGACGGTCGTAACGCAAGTCTATAAAAATCTGCCCAGCCATAAGCGTTTGTCTGCATTCCTATTAAACGTTTATCGTAGTAAGTGGACTGGTTTAGATGGTACAAAAAGAATACAGCCCGTTTATCTCTAAGCCATTGTTCTGTTTCTTGGGTCATTAGAATTCGTTTGTTTGCTTCTGGCTCGTTTTCGATCTTATGCAATCTAATGTTTAGATGCTCATAAACCTCCGGGGATAGGTGCCTACGTACGACGTGACGATCGTCAAACATAAGACGTAAAAAAGAAATAACCGAATTATCATCAACAACAGCGTTAGCTAATACAAGATCGGCAGCATCGATAATCTCTGGACGAATAAACTCTTCGTAATCTCGAACTTCTACGTTAATTTTCACTCCATATATAGCGCATTGCTCGCTAAACCAGCGAGCGTTTCGTTCCAAGGAATCACCCAATATATGATAGGTCAGAATTGATAGTGTTTGTTGTGGATGAACGGGTGGTCCTTCTAGAAAATTTGGTTCTGATTTTAAGTAGCTGGGACCATAATTCAGATAGTCATGCTTTAACATTTGTTCAGAGATGATGCTCCAATCAGGAAAAAAACTATAAGCAGGGCTATAGGTATGATTATTGAGATCTGCATTCATGCGATGTGGATTGGCTACAAGACTAAGCCAATGTCGAAAATCGTCAGATTCTAGAGGTCCTGGCTTGTTTAGTTGAAATGTCATATAAGTGCATCCTGTTTCTATTCTTTCAATGTCAGGAGGTTGATTGTTTCGTGGGTGAAGTTGAAATGGATGAATATAGGGAAGCGTGTCCCCAGCTAATTCCCTTAGCGGCAATGAACGATAACGGGTTTCCGGTAAGATCCACAGTTCAACCCGATCCAGCTGAGCTCGTCCCGAAAAATAAGCAGGAAAGGCTTCAAGAACAATTTGGGAGTCATCGTTTTCTACCACTCGGAACGGGCCACTTCCAATGGGAAGACGTGCAAATTCCCCAGGTGAACGTTTGGCCGAAGAGAGGGGGAGGATTGAAGCACGTGGAGAAGCAAGCAGTTGTGGAAGAAGGTGATAAGGTCGTCTTAGACTAATTTTAACACAGTATGGGCCTATGGCCCTGATTTTATCTATTGGAAGCTCAGTCCATTCTGTTCGCCCAAATTTTGTTGAAGTTAATCGTTCAAGAGTATAGACAACATCCTTCGCATGGAGTTCGGTATTATCATGAAAGAGTATCCCTTTACGTATGTAAAAAGTCCATGTACTCTCAGTATTATCGGTTTCCCAGTAATAAGCCAAATGAGGAAGGATTTCGTTATTGTCATCATTCTTGATAAGAAGCGTATCAAAGAGTTGCCGGGCCATATGCCACTCCGTACGCCGAAGTGTAAAAGCCGGATCTAAATTAGTCATACTTCGATAAAAGGGAAGACGCAGCGTGTCTAATTGATAATGTTCATTCTTATCTACGCGGTAACCATACTGTCCCTCTAGCCACTGTACAAATCTGCCACGTATTACATCGTCCACGTGGTGGTTCTCAAGTAATCGTATTCCATCATGAAACCTTCCTTTAATCGTTGCCTCCTGGGCAAGTGCGAGCACTACTTCCGCTTCCGAAGTTAATATAGTCAGCGTTGAGCGATTACCTCGTCCGCGTCCTGGAGACCATGCAATCCACCCAGCCGTACATAAACGACGGATGATCCACTTTACATTACGTGGTGTGCAGTTCCATACTGTGCCCAACTCCTGTAATGTCGTCTTGTGTGAAATCTGTGCTTCGAGCGTGCTAAACAATTTTTTGAGATTGAAGAAATGTTCAGATAACTGCAGAAGATTCACCTCCAAATAAAAGGGGAAGTTTAAAATTTAAAACTATACTCTTTTTATTTCCCTTATTTTAACTACAATCATAACATACGAACCATAAGTGCAGCTAAATAGGAAGGAGAATGTTATGGAAATGAAGCCATGATCATCATCGGCAAGCTTTAATAAAGGCAAAGGAGTGTATCAGAGAATGGTTCACTGTTCACGAAGAAAGAGGTGGCTGTGTTGACTAACGAAGACTCAGGTCGTATAGGTGCAGTTAAAGATCATTATTTTCTCGCTATTGGTGCGGCCGTTTTGGTCACCTTGCTGTGGTCGACATCCTACATCTTAAATAAGATAGCGTTTCAACATACTATTGGACCTTTTACTTTAGCTGGATTACGATACGCCGTTTCTACAATCACTTTGGTACTCATTAGGTTGATTTTGGTAAATCGAAAAAATATAGCACCAGAAGTGGATCTTCAAAAGAAAAGAGGCCGTATCAAATTACAACCATATTATATCGTTGTTCTTGGAGTAACTGGATATATGATGGCACAGGGACTGCAATACGCGGGGCAAATGCTGGTCACCCCAACACAAACGAGCATGGTACTTTCAGTTGGTAACACTGCGGCTTTAATTATACTAGATGTTTTTTGGCTCAGAGAGTTACGTGGTCGCTCATCTTTTTTAGGCATATTGGTAGCAATGACTGGAGTTGTCGTTTTCTATTTCCCTTGGGATTTTGGGGGAAGCCACTTTAGTGGAATTGTTCTAATACTCGCTTCTTGTGCTGGATATGCTATCCATCTGGCATTAACGAGGCACTTACTTAAAAACGAAAAAGCGAATCTGGGTGATCTAGTTCTCATGCCCATGGCGATTGGTGCCTTTGGGATGTTAATAATCGGACTCATTTTTGAAGGTTTACCAAGCATCTCTTGGCCACTTGTTGGTATCATACTTTGGCTGGGGATTATTAATGGTTCATTTGCATTCTCCTTATGGACTTGGACTCAAAAGCACTTGCGAGCCTATGAAAATAGTCTAATCAACAATTTGATGTTATTGGAGGTAGCTGTATTGGATGTTCTCATCTTACATCGTAATTTATCGGTTATTGAGGTCTTGGGACTACTAATGGTAGGATTGGCTGTAGTATTCGTGCAAATATACTCTCATTTAAAAAGACCTACTCAGTAATTTTCTTAGGTTTTAAACAGTTAAAAAGTTCGAATCTTAAATATATATAAAAACAGGATTGCAAATCTTATGGTTTACCTGATGTTCTGGAGATAAGGGATATAAAACTGCCATCCATTAAGAAAGACGATAGGATGATGCTTAAGGTACGAAATGCTTTGATTAATACATTTAACTATAAGGTTGGTGATCATGTTATTGGAAGTTGTTTCGGATCTCATGCGGAATACGTTTGTCCTCGTCAGAATGTACTAACTTTTATGCCGAAAAATGTAGACATAGACTTTTTAAGTCAACTGATGAAGGATTACAAAATAAAATCTTTTATTGAGAAGTGCTAACCTTTAGAGCAGATCATAGAGGATCATAGACATATGGAAAGCGGACGAACAAAGGGGAAGATTGTACTTAAACTGTAGTTGTGTTTATTCAACTAACAGTATATTAACGCAACGTGCCTACGATGCCTGGACCCGGATTTTCTGGAGATGAGCGGGGAGAATCAGGAGCTCGAGAAGTGGTATTTGTGGGGCGCGGGGAAATTTCGACTTCATGAATGACTACCCCCATTAAATAAGTGTCGAGAGACAAAAAAGGCTCCCATTAAAGTTGCTATTTTAGCGGTACAAGTGATTTACTGAAACTCTGAAGGCTGGTTTATGGTCAAAATTGATCGGAAGTATATCAACTAGAACTATGAACCCACCAATAAACACTTTAGCAAAGAAATGGAGAGGATAGTGAATATGATTTTTGGATCAAAGGGCGAGGAAACGCCGAGATCATAGATTGTGCTGATTTGTTTAGGGAGTTCTTTATTAGCAACATTGCTCCTGTTATTTATTCTAATCGATATTTTGTGATAAAGGTTTTCTTTTTTTATGGCAGGAAAAAGGTAATCTGAGCACGAAATATGTTGATGATTATGCTAAAAAAGTTGCTTTGTGCACAATGATGTACCCAAAGCTGGATGTGCTTGAACAAAGAGAAAGGTGTGCCACTAATCATGAAAGAACCGTCTGAACACCTCATTGCCATGCTGGGTCAGCCTTACGATTCCAGGCGTGTTCAACAAGTATTGCAATCCTTCGGTGTCAAACGTATACCGAAGGCGAGCGGTTATTTTAGTGACGACATTATTTGGTCTGTAAAGTCATCTATCCGCCTTGACGTTTATCGCTCCCCGAAACTTCATGAACTGACTGGACGTGACGATCTGAACACGGATGAATGGATGATCGGGGCCGTCCATTTTCTAGCTCCTGGCTCGGATGACCGAATCCATACCCCGTTTCCAGGACAGCTTCCTGCAGGAATGACAATGAATTCAACGCCAGATGAGTTGATTCGTGAATACGGTCAACCTGCATTGTATGAAGAAGGGGATTGGCTCGGGGGCACCGGTCCGTTTCTGGCATGGCGCGAATCCGGTATCAATGTCGCCATTGAGTATGAAACGAACGAGGACGGCAGTGCAATGACTTGTTATACTGCCTGTTTAGTTGGATGCATCGGCGCTTGGCGAAAGGATTACCCGGAGGTTTTTGTTCCCTGAAGACATCAAAAAAAGAAGCAGCGACGCTGGACTGCACCCCATGGTATGACAGAGACCAACCATGGGGGTGCAGTCCATGCACTCTTGTCTAACTACAACTGATTAATTTGAAGTTCGGAATAAAAGGAGTATTCCCGGATTCAGTTAATTCAAAGTGGAAACTATATTATAATGACCTGTTTCGCGATATTGAGATTATTGGCTAATGCTCATGGGAAACGTCAACCTGAAAAGTCCGTTACCCTGAACAATTAATCAATACCTGTCTGGATATGTTTAATAGTCAACAATTGCCTTTGTCGGAGCTGGAGTTTACCTTCAATCAACTGGACTGGCTGTATACTTTCATCAGTGCTAAGGAGCAAACAGAGCATCGAGGGGATGAGGCAGCGGCGATGATTAACCAGGTCTCCGAACAATTTATTCAGTTCATTTTGTGTAAATCCGCTGAGGAAGAACCTTATGGAGATTTGCATAGTTTATGCGGTGCTGTATGTGCCTTGGCACTTGTTCAATCCGTGCTTCCCGAACAGGTAATCAGTGACCGAATCTTGAATAAAGTACTGGACCGTAGGCCCTTTATTTAAGGGTAATACAGAAATTCTGACGAAATTGAGATAGGACAGGTATCAGTTGATGCCTGTCTTTTTGTTTTTTGCTCCCGAGAGGAAGCCGGTGATAGATGCAAAGGGTACCTTAATGCCATCATTCCATTAATCTGGCAGCATGTTGTTCCCGATATTGCTGGTCCTGCGTAGCTGGCAATGTCATAGCTCGGTCGATTTTCCGTATTCATGAACAAGAGCGAATAATAATTAAGATTTTCAATGTATTTCAAAATTCCAATAATTGTAATCTTGTGGTGAGGAGCGTGAATCATTTTGTACCACATGCATTCTCACCGAAAAAAGAATCCTGATCCAGATTTCTACCTCATTCTCGAACGTTGTACGGTTTAAAATACAAATTGCCGGTCGTATGATTTTCTAGTTGCAGGGTAAGATAACAACCATATGATGGTTTTGATTACTTTAATAAAGGAGAAGACCATGGTTGAAAAACACGACCCTCAAATGAAAAATCATCAAATGTCTACATGGCTTGATGATTTAAAACAGAAATTAAACCATATGGATGATGCCGAAATCATTGAGCACAGAATAGGTACCGGTGCTTCAGTCCATCTTTTATTTATAAAAACGTTAATTGATCAAGAGCGTTTAAACGAGGCGATTCTTCAGCCACTTCAGCGATCTGCTGGCCATTCGGTTTCATCATGCATAATCAATTCCAAAGTTTCTGAAGTTATATCGATTGAAGATGCTGGGCAAAAAATAATGCAAGGATTTATTCTTCTATACGATTCAGTCAACGATCAATGGCTAGGCGTACAATTGGAAAATCCTCTTGGTCGGGCAGTTGAACCTTCCCAAACGGAAACTGTTATATATGGAGCGAAAGACAGCTTCAGCGAACAAATCGATAAAAACATTACAATGTTGCGCAGGCGTTTGCCTATAACGACATTAAAAACGGAAAGCTTCACTATCGGATCACTAAGTAAAACGAAGGTTGTGTTAATGTACATAGACGGAATAATTAATCCGGAATTTGTTTCCCTTGCAAGAGAGAAAATTGAAAGTGTGGATTTCGATCAGTTTTTAGACTCCGCACAGCTTGCAGCTTTTATTGAAGATCATAACCATACAGTCTTTCCGCAGTTTCTACAAACGGATCGGCCGGATGCCTGTGCGTACGCCTTAGGTGAGGGTAAGCTGACTCTATTAGTCTCCAATTCACCGTTTGCCTTAATTTGTCCCATTACATTATTTCATCTATTTCAATCGCCAGAAGACTACTTCCTTCGTTGGCCGGTAGCCAGTTTTTTACGTTTAATGAGGTATGGAAGTTTTATTATTTCTTTGACGATGATTCCTTTTTATGTTGCGTTAACGACATTTCATTACCAAATGGTTCCACTACCGATTCTCTTCGTATTATTGGAATCGAGAAGCAAATTGCCCTTTACTCCGTTTGTGGAAGGAATTTTCATGATCGTAACGCTGGAAATCATCAAAGAAGCAAGTTTGCGAATGCCGACCAAAACCAGTCAAACTTTAGGGGTTATTGGTGGTATTGTCATTGGACAAGCAGCTGTAGAAGCAGGCTTTGCAAGTAAAGTATTAATTGTTTTGATGGGTATATCCGCTATTGCTTTCTTTTTAGTTCCCAATTATCAAATGACAAAATCCATGGTTCTGTTGCAAGTGCTTCTTCTTATCCTTGCATCGTTTCTTGGGTTGCCGGGAATCGTGATCGGGCTGATCGGGATTCTTGCACATATCCATGCATTAACGTCATTAGGTCAACCTTATTTAGCGCCGCTTTCTCCTTTTTATGGAAAGGATTGGATTGACCTCTTTATTCGCGGACCTTTGATTTGGATGAAAACGCGTCCGAATAATCTAAAACCACTACAGAAATGGCGACAGGAGAAGATGAAGAAATGAAGACTTTATCCTTATTCAATCAAACTTTCACCCTTGGCGGCATCCATTTCCTTTTATTGGTCAATCGCACGCAAATGCATTACTTTATTTTAATCATGCCGGTTTATTTGGTTCATTCGTATATGGTTTGGGGAATTGTCGCCTTGGGGTTACTGTCCCAACTTAATTTGATGATGCTGTGCAAATGGTTTACTTCCAGTTATGCAAAGAGAGGCTATCAAGGAATTGTACAGCTTTTTGGGAAACGGACAGTTCAAGTTTTCGCAATATTTGGTTTTTTGATCATATTGTTAAAAATCTCAATCATAACACTGGGTTACGTTGAAATGCTCCATAATTTTATTTATCCATCAATGAATAAAAAGTGGCTGATCTTTTTTATTCTTTCGATCAGCTTATTTGTGGCTTCACATGGAATGGAGAAAACATTGCGGTTTGTCGTCATCGCCTTTTTTTGTGGGGCTTGGATCTTAATCATGTTTATACCTTTTTTCTTTCCGCCGATTGCAAATTACCGCGATTTATATCCTCTAATACCCACCGAATGGTCTGGACAATCATGGCAGGGTTTGTTGTTTATTTGGTCGGCATTTTCCGGTCCAGTATATTTGGTCTTTATGGTTCCATGGTTAAGCTCCAATCAAAAAATATCGAAATATCTTGTCATTGGAAACATGCTGACGATTATCGAATATTCATTATTATTCATTGCTACGGTATTGTTTTACGGTTCGAACTTCTTAAACAAGATCAATTTTCCGGTAGTATATATGGGAAGATACATTCAAACGAGCGGTTTAGAACGAATCGATTACATACTTATCTCTTTCCATATGTTTAATTATGTATTTGACATTTCAATTCTTCTGTTGTGTTTTTATGGAGCAGGAAGAGTCTTTATGAAAAAAATGAATGCACGCACAACTCGGATCGGATTATTGTCGAGTTGGTTCGTCATTTTGATAAGTATCATCATAATGGATCAATGGTTATGGCAAACGGTTCCGGGTCAAAAGATGTTACTGAACATTCAAATTTGGCTCGGCGCAATCATTTATTTACTTGTTCCTACGATCCTTTTCACTGTGGTTAAACGAAAGGAGAGTATGTAGGCATGATACCATACAAGCATTATGGTTTATTGGCGATTGTAAGCCTTATGTGGATAGTCGGTTGCTCTTCTCCATATGTCGAGAACAATATGATCGAAGAGATCGCTCCGGTAGTTTTCTGGTCGATTGACAAGGGGACGGAAGGAAAGTTTAAAATCAGCACTTTAGTACCACCACTCATCAAAGAAAAAAAACGATTTCTCTCCAAGGAAGTTGATCTGTTAAAGCAGGGAGGCAAGGAGTTTAATTTAATTTATTATCGAGAATTGAAGCAGGGACAGCTGCGAATGTTATTAATCAATGAGGAACTGGCAAAAGAAGGTGGCATTGAAAAGCTGATCAATACGATATTGGTTGATCCCGATATTTCAATGCGTGTCTATTTATTGATTGTCAGAGGCGATTTTGATGAATACATAAAAAATCAATTGACGAAGCAAGAAAACCAAGATTATTTTCTTTATCGGATGTTAAAGCATTACGAGGAGCATAACCAAGGTGAAATGAGCATTGTCAATATTCATCAATTTATGAAGATGTTATATTCCCCTCTTAAGGATCCGATCGTGCCGGTTTTTCATGCGGATAAGAACAATTTCAATTACGTAGGAACGGCCTTCTTCCGAAATGATAAAGAAGTAATGGTCACTCAAGACGTAAGCGATGAAATTTTTCAACTTCTGGATAACGATCATTTCTTGAAAGTTTTGGCCATTCCAAAGTTATCTATCAGTTTAGGACGTGTTCGATCCAATATTCGCATGAAACTATCGAGTGACTATTCATCCTTGTCTTTACATGTAGGATTGAAAGGAAGAATTGAGGAATACCAGGGAGAAAAGAATATTCAAAGCGAGGAACCATTGGAACATTTAATTCATGAGATTGAGGTATACCTTGAGGAACAAACGTCAGAATTATTAAAAAGTATGCAACGGTTGAAAGTGGATCCCTTAGAGGTCGGAACACATTCACTTAAGCCGTTTTCTAAAGAACTAACGGAAGAGCAATGGTTGAAATATTGGGGAAATATGAAAATTAATGTTGACTTCGACATCAAAATACAGCCTTTAATTAATGTTGAACGGCTGTCGTGATTCAAAACAAGACAATCATTCCGAGCCGCTTGATATAAGCGGTTTTTGTTTGCAAAAAAATGGATGACTCTTGTGTAAATACGCTAGATACAGGGTTATCTACTGCTACGAAGGGACTGAGCCAGCCGAAGTGGGAGCTAGCATGCTCTTTGCTGATACTTTTTATTGATACTTCGATGAATTATAGAGTCCAAACACTGATTTATACGTCATGTGAGAATAAAGAGATTTTAATCGAAACAAAATAACACATTCGTCCATATGATATTAAAAATTAATAAAATCACTTTTTCCCATATAAGATGTAACTCTAAATAACATTAAAACCTCAATGCTCTGGTTCACTTTCGGATAAGCCAATTCACGATCCACTTGGAGAATGCGACAAACAGCAGCTGATCAGAAAATCAGCTGCTGTTTTCATTAAACGAACGGGCAGGATATCAGGGAAATAAGTGGAATTTTACATGATATGTTTTAAGCATTCACGAATGGATCGATTAGTTGGTCGTCAAAATTTACGATTGAAATAATTAAGAAGCTACTTAAATTATAAATGAAAGAAGGGATAGAAGATGATACGAGAAATCAAGTATACTATCAATTATCTCGATCGCCCTTGCAGAAGCAATTTACTGAAGAGATTCTTACCGAAGCAAC
Above is a window of Paenibacillus sp. E222 DNA encoding:
- a CDS encoding GerAB/ArcD/ProY family transporter, coding for MKTLSLFNQTFTLGGIHFLLLVNRTQMHYFILIMPVYLVHSYMVWGIVALGLLSQLNLMMLCKWFTSSYAKRGYQGIVQLFGKRTVQVFAIFGFLIILLKISIITLGYVEMLHNFIYPSMNKKWLIFFILSISLFVASHGMEKTLRFVVIAFFCGAWILIMFIPFFFPPIANYRDLYPLIPTEWSGQSWQGLLFIWSAFSGPVYLVFMVPWLSSNQKISKYLVIGNMLTIIEYSLLFIATVLFYGSNFLNKINFPVVYMGRYIQTSGLERIDYILISFHMFNYVFDISILLLCFYGAGRVFMKKMNARTTRIGLLSSWFVILISIIIMDQWLWQTVPGQKMLLNIQIWLGAIIYLLVPTILFTVVKRKESM
- a CDS encoding Ger(x)C family spore germination C-terminal domain-containing protein, which codes for MIPYKHYGLLAIVSLMWIVGCSSPYVENNMIEEIAPVVFWSIDKGTEGKFKISTLVPPLIKEKKRFLSKEVDLLKQGGKEFNLIYYRELKQGQLRMLLINEELAKEGGIEKLINTILVDPDISMRVYLLIVRGDFDEYIKNQLTKQENQDYFLYRMLKHYEEHNQGEMSIVNIHQFMKMLYSPLKDPIVPVFHADKNNFNYVGTAFFRNDKEVMVTQDVSDEIFQLLDNDHFLKVLAIPKLSISLGRVRSNIRMKLSSDYSSLSLHVGLKGRIEEYQGEKNIQSEEPLEHLIHEIEVYLEEQTSELLKSMQRLKVDPLEVGTHSLKPFSKELTEEQWLKYWGNMKINVDFDIKIQPLINVERLS
- a CDS encoding spore germination protein yields the protein MVEKHDPQMKNHQMSTWLDDLKQKLNHMDDAEIIEHRIGTGASVHLLFIKTLIDQERLNEAILQPLQRSAGHSVSSCIINSKVSEVISIEDAGQKIMQGFILLYDSVNDQWLGVQLENPLGRAVEPSQTETVIYGAKDSFSEQIDKNITMLRRRLPITTLKTESFTIGSLSKTKVVLMYIDGIINPEFVSLAREKIESVDFDQFLDSAQLAAFIEDHNHTVFPQFLQTDRPDACAYALGEGKLTLLVSNSPFALICPITLFHLFQSPEDYFLRWPVASFLRLMRYGSFIISLTMIPFYVALTTFHYQMVPLPILFVLLESRSKLPFTPFVEGIFMIVTLEIIKEASLRMPTKTSQTLGVIGGIVIGQAAVEAGFASKVLIVLMGISAIAFFLVPNYQMTKSMVLLQVLLLILASFLGLPGIVIGLIGILAHIHALTSLGQPYLAPLSPFYGKDWIDLFIRGPLIWMKTRPNNLKPLQKWRQEKMKK